Proteins co-encoded in one Acidobacteriota bacterium genomic window:
- a CDS encoding class I adenylate-forming enzyme family protein, with protein MNVIDLLTRTAATFPDKAALIHQEQRISFGELWSAVSRLASRLQQLNLAPGSRVAILFENSIDYAVSFFAVFESGLVAVPLDTSLGPENHNFILADCQASVLLVQGRYRRHLGRILGDNLSLRLLVSDKPVAVPGSTVAVETFEEIGVRDVRVDPPAVPESAGDDTHHHELAAIFYTSGSTGSSKGVMLSHLNLVSNTLATVEYLRLTPDDSVLVILPFYYIYGNSLLLTHVAVGGTLVIDNRFMYPEVVLDTMEREEVTGFSGVPSNFMILLNNSTFASRKLEHLRYFTQAGGAMAPEVIRKLMDAFGHKEIFIMYGQTEAAPRVTWLPPEKLSEKLGSIGIPVPGVTVEVLSESGQTVIPGETGEITVVGDNVMLGYWNQPEETAEVLHDGRLYTGDLARVDEDGYFYVVGRKREIIKTGGHRVSAKEIEERILEHEKVAEATVFGVRDDILGEAIRAVVVLRPGCQADEKEIQSHCQKKLAAHQIPKRVQFMDALPKYQSGKVNKMALKNRDS; from the coding sequence ATGAATGTTATTGACCTGCTGACCAGAACGGCCGCCACATTTCCGGACAAGGCGGCCCTGATACACCAGGAGCAGAGAATCAGCTTCGGGGAACTGTGGTCGGCCGTATCCAGGCTGGCCTCCCGGTTGCAGCAACTCAACCTGGCTCCCGGCAGCCGGGTGGCGATTCTCTTCGAGAACTCCATCGACTACGCGGTATCGTTTTTTGCCGTCTTCGAGTCGGGACTGGTGGCGGTGCCGCTGGACACCTCGCTCGGGCCGGAGAACCACAACTTCATCCTCGCGGATTGCCAGGCCAGCGTGCTGCTGGTCCAGGGTCGCTACCGGCGGCACCTGGGCAGGATCCTCGGCGACAACCTGTCGCTGAGGCTGCTTGTTTCGGACAAGCCGGTTGCGGTGCCGGGCTCCACGGTGGCGGTGGAGACGTTCGAGGAGATCGGCGTCCGGGACGTCAGAGTCGACCCGCCGGCCGTGCCTGAGAGTGCCGGGGACGATACGCACCATCACGAGTTGGCGGCCATTTTCTATACCTCCGGAAGCACCGGCTCCTCCAAGGGCGTCATGTTGTCGCACCTGAACCTGGTCTCAAACACGCTGGCGACGGTGGAGTATTTGCGGCTCACGCCGGACGACTCGGTGCTGGTAATACTGCCCTTCTACTATATCTACGGAAACTCGCTGCTGCTGACGCACGTGGCGGTCGGCGGGACGCTCGTCATCGACAACCGCTTCATGTATCCCGAGGTGGTTCTCGACACCATGGAGCGCGAGGAGGTGACCGGTTTCTCCGGCGTGCCGTCGAACTTCATGATTCTCCTGAACAACTCGACCTTCGCGTCGCGCAAGCTCGAGCATCTCAGGTACTTCACCCAGGCCGGCGGGGCGATGGCCCCGGAGGTGATTCGCAAGCTCATGGATGCCTTCGGGCACAAGGAAATATTCATCATGTACGGCCAGACCGAGGCCGCGCCGCGCGTGACGTGGCTGCCGCCGGAGAAGCTCAGCGAGAAACTCGGGTCGATCGGCATCCCCGTGCCAGGCGTCACGGTGGAAGTCCTGAGCGAGTCGGGACAGACGGTGATTCCGGGCGAGACGGGCGAAATCACGGTGGTGGGCGACAACGTCATGCTGGGCTACTGGAATCAGCCCGAGGAGACGGCCGAGGTGCTGCACGACGGCCGGTTGTACACGGGTGATCTTGCCCGCGTTGACGAAGACGGGTATTTCTACGTCGTTGGGCGCAAGCGGGAGATTATCAAGACCGGCGGGCACCGGGTCAGCGCCAAGGAGATCGAAGAGCGTATCCTGGAACACGAGAAGGTCGCCGAGGCGACGGTTTTCGGCGTCAGGGATGATATCCTGGGCGAGGCCATCAGGGCCGTGGTCGTGCTCAGGCCCGGTTGTCAGGCGGATGAAAAGGAAATCCAGAGCCACTGCCAAAAGAAGCTTGCGGCCCACCAGATTCCGAAACGCGTGCAGTTCATGGACGCCCTGCCCAAGTACCAGTCCGGCAAAGTCAACAAGATGGCGTTGAAGAACCGGGACTCCTGA
- a CDS encoding T9SS type A sorting domain-containing protein has translation MRAGLILTAGLTFLAAPAGLYSQETVYPAGAAVENYYLTSSVTLSLGDTLTITRVLVNHESFDLSGLYFSDNLPPEFQVVAQSVEINGATIDYGFSDHVPNLVIPGLNCYHWVLDSPDGSENIHNLISPDDSVVLEVKIVATDVGNFVLPLHTSAFFGNSAGFFSTSGPISVDVILSVGIQDDFPYGGEASTQQLVCLAFPNPFNPQVTISYRGADLAGRKVHFEVFNILGQQVFSRSFVAGQNEGTITWLNDGNLGSGTYFYRISTDVQRFVEKVTLLK, from the coding sequence ATGAGAGCAGGACTGATTCTGACTGCAGGGCTGACATTCCTGGCAGCCCCGGCCGGGTTGTACTCGCAGGAGACCGTCTACCCCGCCGGAGCCGCGGTGGAGAACTACTACCTGACGAGCTCTGTCACGCTCTCGCTCGGCGACACCTTGACTATCACGCGGGTACTCGTCAACCACGAGAGTTTTGATTTGAGCGGCCTGTATTTCAGCGACAACCTGCCACCGGAATTCCAGGTTGTGGCGCAATCGGTCGAGATAAACGGGGCGACGATTGACTACGGATTCTCCGACCACGTGCCGAACCTCGTCATTCCGGGCTTGAACTGCTATCACTGGGTACTCGATTCGCCCGACGGCAGCGAGAATATCCATAACCTGATCTCTCCGGACGACAGCGTTGTGCTCGAAGTGAAGATAGTCGCCACGGACGTGGGAAACTTCGTGCTTCCCCTCCACACGTCCGCTTTTTTCGGTAACAGCGCCGGGTTCTTTTCAACTTCAGGGCCTATTTCGGTGGACGTGATCCTCTCCGTAGGCATTCAGGACGATTTCCCCTACGGCGGCGAAGCATCAACACAACAGCTAGTCTGCCTGGCCTTTCCCAACCCCTTCAATCCGCAGGTTACTATATCTTACCGAGGAGCGGACCTGGCCGGCCGGAAGGTTCATTTCGAAGTATTCAACATCCTTGGGCAACAGGTATTCTCCAGGTCGTTCGTGGCCGGTCAGAACGAAGGCACTATCACGTGGCTTAACGACGGCAACCTGGGAAGCGGCACGTACTTCTACAGAATTTCAACCGACGTTCAGCGGTTCGTGGAAAAAGTAACTCTCTTGAAATGA
- a CDS encoding glycosyltransferase family 2 protein, with protein sequence MDDYPTITVVVPIRNEEKFIAQTVRYVLEQDYPQDRLEVLVVDGDSDDGTAEVVRQIAAADPRVKLLHNAKRLSSAARNIGARNATGDIITYIDGHTYIDNDQLLKNVARLLGEKEVSVLSRPQFLDTPHNNVFQKAVSLARKSAIGHGLDSTIYLDRECLVDPTSAGATYRREVFEKVGYFDEHFDASEDYEFNYRVAKAGFKAFTSLKLAVFYYPRSSLSALFRQMARYGTGRMRLARKHPETLSPGTLIPVLFTAGLVALPLLSIVLRPFGYLFLLLYGLYLLIVLAASASVAVRNGLVYLPLGLLIYPAIHLGLGYGFLSELIRALIGRSPRVKSRPA encoded by the coding sequence GTGGATGATTACCCCACAATCACGGTTGTTGTTCCCATACGGAATGAGGAGAAATTCATTGCGCAGACGGTCCGTTACGTGCTGGAGCAGGACTACCCGCAGGACCGGCTTGAGGTGCTCGTCGTTGACGGTGACTCGGACGACGGCACCGCCGAGGTGGTCCGGCAAATCGCCGCTGCCGACCCGCGCGTGAAGCTGCTGCACAACGCGAAACGCCTGTCATCGGCGGCCCGCAACATCGGCGCCCGAAACGCCACTGGCGACATCATCACCTACATCGACGGCCACACGTATATCGACAATGATCAGCTCCTGAAGAACGTCGCCCGGTTGCTCGGCGAGAAGGAGGTTTCAGTCCTCAGCCGGCCGCAGTTTCTGGACACCCCGCACAACAATGTCTTTCAGAAGGCGGTCTCGCTGGCAAGGAAATCAGCCATCGGGCACGGGCTGGATTCGACCATTTATCTTGACCGGGAGTGCCTTGTCGATCCGACCAGCGCGGGCGCCACGTACAGGCGGGAAGTGTTTGAGAAGGTCGGCTATTTCGATGAGCACTTTGACGCCAGCGAGGACTACGAATTCAACTACCGCGTGGCAAAGGCCGGTTTTAAGGCCTTCACCTCCCTGAAACTGGCGGTGTTTTACTACCCGAGATCCTCACTGTCGGCCCTGTTCCGCCAGATGGCCCGGTACGGGACCGGACGCATGCGGCTGGCCCGAAAGCACCCGGAAACCCTGTCACCGGGGACCCTGATCCCGGTGCTGTTTACAGCCGGACTGGTAGCGCTCCCCCTGCTCTCCATTGTTCTCCGCCCGTTCGGATATCTCTTTCTTCTCCTGTACGGGCTGTACCTGCTGATCGTCCTGGCCGCGTCCGCATCGGTGGCCGTCAGGAACGGCCTGGTTTATCTGCCGCTCGGGCTCCTGATATACCCTGCCATTCACCTGGGACTCGGCTACGGCTTTCTAAGCGAATTGATTCGCGCCCTGATCGGCCGCTCGCCGCGTGTGAAGTCAAGGCCCGCGTAG
- the asnB gene encoding asparagine synthase (glutamine-hydrolyzing), which produces MCGIAGYFHLDGPAPPDRELIARMVNVIRHRGPDEFGAYFDNRCALGQARLSIIDLEGGSQPLCNEDGSVWVTYNGEIFNYIELREDLTKRGHRFRTTSDTEVIVHAYEEYGRNCLDYFNGQFAFAVYDRARQSLLLARDRLGIRPAFYTVHEGCFYFASEIKSIFCNPSIPRRLDLKALDETFTWWTSAPPRTMFENVNELEAGTFVEIRQGRLNEGRYWTMAFPTRFDYHRPVASYAEELHALLVDSVRLRLRADVPVGAYLSGGLDSSVTTALVRHFTKARLETFSVTFEDKAYDESSYQVQMARYLGTDHHTVHCTYRTIADAFPSVIWHTERPLVRTAPTPLYLLSGLVRDHNFKVVLTGEGSDEILGGYDIFKETLIRSFWAKNPDSPWRPSLLRRLYPTLPVSGARARYYLEQFYKAGLDQPDSYHFSHIPRINTTSKIKGFFSAEAGQAVAGHDATAVFGRGLPDAFSSWHHLAKAQYLEAKSLLAGYLLSSQGDRVSAANSVEGRFPFLDHRVVEFAATIPPGYKIFGLNEKYVLKKAMAAELPANIIARVKQPYMAPDSNSFVQDDSPDWVGQMLSESTVARAGIFNPAAVAKLEKKCRRQAGTHLSFKDNMSFVGILSTQLLVHRFIDNFAMPACPTREAFAVWQDDSATDAAGQSRGKAR; this is translated from the coding sequence ATGTGCGGAATAGCGGGTTACTTTCATCTCGATGGACCGGCACCGCCCGACCGGGAGTTGATCGCGCGCATGGTCAACGTCATCCGGCACCGGGGTCCGGACGAATTCGGCGCCTATTTCGACAACCGCTGCGCCCTGGGCCAGGCGCGTCTCTCCATTATCGATCTTGAGGGCGGCTCGCAGCCGCTGTGCAACGAGGACGGCTCCGTCTGGGTGACGTACAACGGGGAAATCTTCAACTACATCGAGCTTCGCGAGGACCTCACAAAGCGCGGCCACCGTTTTCGCACAACCTCTGATACCGAGGTTATTGTCCACGCCTACGAAGAGTACGGCCGCAACTGCCTGGATTACTTTAACGGCCAGTTCGCTTTTGCCGTATATGATCGTGCGCGGCAATCGTTGCTGCTGGCCCGCGACCGACTGGGCATTCGCCCGGCCTTCTACACCGTGCACGAGGGCTGTTTCTATTTTGCCTCGGAGATAAAATCGATCTTCTGTAACCCGTCCATTCCCCGCCGGCTGGACCTGAAAGCTCTTGACGAGACGTTCACCTGGTGGACCTCGGCGCCTCCGCGGACGATGTTTGAAAACGTCAACGAACTGGAGGCCGGCACGTTCGTGGAGATCCGCCAGGGGCGGCTCAACGAGGGCCGCTACTGGACCATGGCCTTTCCGACCCGGTTTGACTACCACCGGCCGGTGGCGTCCTATGCCGAGGAATTGCACGCCCTCCTGGTTGACTCCGTTCGATTACGGCTGCGGGCCGATGTTCCGGTCGGAGCGTACCTGTCGGGCGGGCTGGACTCGTCGGTGACCACCGCCCTCGTCCGGCATTTCACGAAGGCGCGCCTGGAAACGTTTTCCGTCACGTTTGAGGATAAGGCGTACGATGAATCCTCGTACCAGGTGCAGATGGCCCGGTATCTGGGCACCGACCACCATACCGTGCACTGCACCTACCGCACTATCGCCGACGCCTTTCCCAGCGTCATCTGGCACACCGAACGGCCCTTGGTACGGACTGCCCCGACGCCGCTGTACCTGCTTTCCGGACTGGTCAGGGATCACAACTTCAAGGTCGTGCTGACGGGTGAGGGCTCCGACGAGATCTTGGGCGGCTACGATATTTTCAAAGAGACCCTGATCCGTTCGTTCTGGGCGAAGAACCCCGACTCACCCTGGAGGCCGTCGTTGCTGCGCCGGCTGTACCCGACCCTTCCCGTCTCCGGCGCCCGTGCCCGGTACTACCTCGAGCAGTTCTACAAGGCAGGCCTCGATCAGCCGGACAGCTATCATTTTTCGCACATTCCCCGGATAAACACGACGTCCAAGATCAAGGGCTTTTTCTCGGCGGAGGCAGGGCAAGCAGTGGCCGGCCACGACGCTACGGCCGTTTTTGGGCGAGGGCTGCCGGACGCCTTTTCGAGCTGGCATCACCTTGCCAAAGCGCAGTATCTGGAGGCCAAATCGCTGCTGGCCGGGTACCTGCTGTCGTCGCAGGGGGACCGGGTCTCAGCGGCCAACTCGGTGGAGGGGAGGTTTCCGTTTCTTGACCACCGGGTAGTGGAGTTTGCAGCCACGATCCCGCCGGGCTACAAGATATTCGGTCTCAATGAGAAATACGTGCTCAAGAAGGCCATGGCGGCGGAGTTGCCGGCCAACATCATAGCCCGCGTCAAACAGCCGTACATGGCGCCGGACTCCAACAGTTTTGTTCAGGATGATTCCCCGGACTGGGTCGGCCAGATGCTCTCGGAGTCGACCGTCGCCCGGGCGGGTATCTTTAATCCGGCGGCCGTGGCCAAGCTGGAAAAGAAATGCCGGCGGCAGGCCGGCACGCACCTGTCGTTCAAGGATAATATGTCCTTTGTCGGCATCCTCTCGACCCAATTGCTGGTGCACCGGTTTATAGATAACTTTGCCATGCCCGCCTGTCCCACGCGTGAAGCCTTTGCCGTCTGGCAGGACGACAGCGCGACCGATGCCGCCGGTCAGAGTCGGGGCAAGGCGCGTTGA
- a CDS encoding UDP-glucose/GDP-mannose dehydrogenase family protein: MNVCVVGTGYVGLVAGTCLADFGTNVTCVDKDRQKIDMLNGGRIPIYEPGLSELIQRNIKLNRLSFSTDLEAAVDRSLVVLLAVGTPEGNEGRADLSQIREVGTAIASCMTEYKVIAIKSTVPVGTARMLRQLIKDNLKRDIEFDVVSNPEFLREGAAVNDFLRPDRIILGCDSERALAIMRDMYRPLYLLKKPIVNTTNETAELIKYAANTMLALRVSFMNEVANLCDRVGADVYDVAVALGMDRRIGPKFLHPGPGFGGSCFPKDVKSLVRIARDNAYDFRIAEAIVDVNARQRKIVLEKARRVLGAFDGRTVTLLGLSFKPDTDDIRESPAMYLAGALLAEGAAVHAYDPAAMQEAGRALPGIRCFDDAYAACAGSDLVIIVTEWNEFRDLDFTRVERTIRTPNLYDTRNIYDPEQIRSLGFTYIGTGRGGSE; the protein is encoded by the coding sequence ATGAACGTCTGCGTTGTCGGCACCGGATATGTCGGCCTTGTGGCCGGAACCTGCCTGGCGGATTTCGGGACGAACGTAACCTGTGTCGACAAAGACCGGCAGAAGATTGACATGCTCAACGGCGGCCGCATACCCATCTACGAACCCGGGCTGTCCGAACTCATTCAGCGCAATATCAAGCTCAACCGGCTGAGCTTCTCAACCGACCTCGAAGCGGCGGTGGACCGGTCCCTGGTCGTTCTCCTTGCGGTGGGTACACCTGAAGGCAACGAGGGGCGTGCCGACCTGTCGCAGATCAGGGAAGTGGGCACGGCCATCGCCTCGTGCATGACCGAGTACAAAGTAATCGCTATCAAATCAACGGTACCGGTGGGGACGGCTCGTATGCTGCGGCAACTGATCAAAGACAACCTCAAGCGCGATATCGAATTCGACGTCGTCTCAAACCCGGAATTCCTCCGCGAGGGAGCGGCCGTGAACGATTTCCTCCGTCCCGACCGGATCATTCTCGGCTGCGATTCGGAACGTGCCCTGGCCATCATGCGGGACATGTACCGCCCCCTGTACCTTCTGAAGAAGCCGATCGTCAACACCACCAATGAAACCGCCGAACTCATCAAGTACGCGGCCAATACCATGCTGGCCCTGCGGGTCTCGTTCATGAACGAAGTGGCCAACCTGTGCGACCGCGTCGGCGCCGACGTCTATGACGTGGCCGTGGCCCTGGGGATGGACAGGCGGATCGGACCCAAGTTCCTTCACCCCGGCCCCGGATTCGGCGGGTCGTGTTTCCCCAAGGACGTCAAGTCACTGGTCAGAATCGCCCGCGACAACGCTTACGACTTCAGGATCGCCGAGGCCATCGTTGACGTCAACGCCCGGCAACGCAAAATCGTACTCGAGAAAGCCCGCCGGGTCCTTGGCGCGTTCGACGGCCGGACCGTGACGCTTCTCGGATTGTCGTTCAAGCCGGACACCGACGACATCCGCGAGTCCCCGGCTATGTACCTGGCCGGGGCGCTGCTTGCCGAGGGCGCGGCGGTTCACGCCTACGATCCGGCGGCCATGCAGGAGGCCGGGCGGGCCCTGCCCGGTATCCGGTGCTTTGACGATGCCTACGCGGCATGTGCCGGAAGCGACCTGGTCATTATCGTGACGGAGTGGAACGAGTTCCGCGACCTTGACTTCACGCGTGTCGAACGGACGATCCGCACGCCGAATCTTTACGACACCCGTAACATCTACGATCCCGAGCAGATCCGTTCACTGGGATTCACCTACATCGGTACCGGGCGGGGTGGATCAGAATAA
- the nadE gene encoding NAD(+) synthase, with translation MRFTKDSLRIDAGQVAEELGRVIRRQIHKDIRKSGAVVGISGGIDSSVCAALCAKTLGPDRVIGIMMPDTDSSPESEQLARELAAAFDFETIKEDIGGGLDGLGCYRRRDEAIRQVFPEFGEGYKSKITIPSNILDKDTFNFFQLTVQDPDGRVETKRLPLKAYLQVVAASNLKQRLRMTTLYYHAEKRNYAVVGTGNKDEHMQGFFVKYGDGGADLKPIAHLFKVQVFQLAEYLGVPQSIVRRTPTTDTYSADVTQEEFFFGLDFYTMDMLWYAMENKVPPADAAAVLGLTEEQVKRGYANITRKIVATEYLRLHPLEAV, from the coding sequence TTGAGGTTTACAAAGGATAGCCTGAGAATAGACGCCGGGCAGGTCGCCGAGGAACTGGGCCGGGTAATCCGGCGGCAGATTCACAAGGATATCAGGAAAAGCGGTGCCGTGGTGGGGATTTCGGGGGGTATAGACTCCTCGGTTTGCGCGGCTCTGTGCGCGAAAACACTCGGTCCGGATCGCGTTATCGGCATAATGATGCCGGATACCGACTCCTCGCCTGAGAGCGAGCAGCTCGCCCGTGAACTGGCGGCGGCGTTCGATTTCGAGACGATCAAGGAGGATATCGGCGGCGGGCTGGACGGTCTTGGATGCTATCGTCGGCGGGATGAGGCCATCAGGCAGGTGTTTCCGGAGTTCGGGGAAGGGTACAAGTCAAAGATCACCATTCCGTCCAACATCCTGGATAAGGACACCTTCAATTTCTTCCAGCTTACGGTCCAGGACCCCGACGGTCGGGTCGAGACGAAGCGGCTGCCGCTAAAGGCCTACCTTCAGGTAGTCGCGGCCTCCAATCTCAAGCAGCGCCTGCGCATGACCACCCTGTACTATCATGCCGAAAAGAGGAACTACGCCGTGGTCGGGACCGGCAACAAGGACGAGCACATGCAGGGGTTCTTCGTAAAGTACGGAGACGGCGGGGCCGATCTCAAGCCGATTGCGCACCTGTTCAAGGTGCAGGTGTTCCAGCTGGCCGAGTACCTTGGCGTCCCGCAGAGCATTGTCAGGCGCACGCCGACAACCGACACATACAGCGCCGACGTTACGCAGGAGGAGTTTTTCTTCGGGCTTGATTTCTACACCATGGATATGCTGTGGTATGCCATGGAGAACAAGGTCCCCCCGGCCGACGCGGCGGCCGTCCTGGGGCTGACCGAAGAACAGGTAAAGAGAGGTTACGCCAACATTACGCGGAAGATCGTAGCTACTGAATACCTCAGGCTGCACCCGCTCGAGGCCGTTTGA
- a CDS encoding GDP-mannose 4,6-dehydratase, with translation MSSGVLVTGGAGFIGSHLVDRLLADGESVTVLDNFNDFYDPAVKRTNMAAHLDYGHYTLVEGDIRDRELVNATFRAGGFRQVIHLAAMAGVQPSIQNPSLYQEVNLTGTANILEACRTYDVSHLIFASSSSVYGNNEKVPFSESDPVDRPISPYAATKRAGELMTFTYHHLYGIKTACLRLFTVYGPRQRPEMAIHLFTDRIYRGEEITVFGDGRSSRDYTYVDDIIAGILAGRTAEYDFQIINLGCSQTVSLAELVEKIEHYLGKKAKIVHRPDRPGDVRRTFADTARARELLGFRATTPIDTGLKLFTQWYCEKRGRQ, from the coding sequence ATGTCATCTGGCGTACTGGTCACCGGCGGTGCCGGCTTTATCGGGTCTCACCTTGTAGATCGTCTCCTGGCGGACGGCGAATCCGTCACGGTGCTTGATAATTTCAACGATTTCTACGATCCCGCCGTCAAGCGAACCAACATGGCCGCCCATCTGGATTACGGCCATTACACCCTGGTCGAAGGTGATATCCGGGACCGGGAGCTGGTAAACGCGACCTTTCGGGCCGGCGGCTTCCGGCAGGTCATTCATCTTGCCGCCATGGCCGGAGTGCAGCCGTCGATCCAAAACCCTTCTTTGTACCAGGAGGTTAACCTGACCGGGACCGCGAACATACTGGAGGCCTGCCGGACGTATGACGTTTCCCACCTCATTTTTGCCTCGTCATCCTCAGTTTACGGCAATAACGAGAAAGTCCCGTTCAGTGAATCCGATCCGGTGGACCGGCCGATCTCGCCGTATGCTGCGACCAAGCGAGCCGGTGAACTGATGACCTTCACGTATCATCACCTGTACGGAATCAAGACGGCATGCCTGCGCCTGTTCACGGTCTACGGCCCCCGGCAGCGTCCCGAGATGGCCATCCACCTGTTCACCGACCGGATATACCGGGGCGAGGAGATTACGGTATTCGGCGACGGCCGTTCCAGCCGGGACTACACTTACGTCGATGACATCATTGCCGGCATACTGGCCGGCCGCACGGCCGAGTACGATTTCCAGATCATCAACCTCGGCTGCTCGCAAACCGTGTCGCTGGCCGAACTCGTCGAAAAGATAGAACATTACCTGGGAAAGAAGGCGAAGATCGTCCACCGGCCGGACCGCCCGGGCGACGTCCGGCGAACGTTCGCCGACACGGCCAGGGCCCGGGAACTGCTCGGCTTTCGCGCCACTACGCCCATTGACACCGGGCTGAAACTGTTTACCCAATGGTACTGCGAAAAGCGAGGGAGACAATGA
- a CDS encoding acyl carrier protein, whose product MAATDIDTVRQQIREFVFETFLFGDESEAFANDDSFMEKGIIDSTGVLELTAFLEERYGITVDDEEMVPANLDSVDNLAAYIGRKQQ is encoded by the coding sequence ATGGCAGCAACGGATATCGACACGGTCCGACAGCAGATACGCGAGTTTGTTTTCGAGACGTTCTTGTTCGGTGACGAGTCGGAGGCGTTCGCCAATGACGACTCGTTCATGGAGAAGGGGATAATAGACTCTACCGGCGTACTCGAACTCACGGCTTTTCTCGAGGAGAGGTACGGCATAACGGTGGACGACGAGGAGATGGTACCCGCCAATCTCGACTCGGTCGATAACCTGGCAGCGTACATCGGCCGCAAGCAGCAGTGA
- a CDS encoding Wzz/FepE/Etk N-terminal domain-containing protein, whose amino-acid sequence MKVRDSRDSLNIRDILAVFWKRKWLIVIPLIMVVAVAFGGSYLITPEYESWTIIQIDPQLPLTTEIQRLVGQQPGLQRLSVAEKQSQLNSIFNYLTSSSYTAALNERLQLDREPDIDKQARAFVQRQPNITLEQARLNVLQSRLKKDIRLSWAANDQVKITAGSTDPVKARNIANALGEIFIAGKVKQELAQIRSSQDFSDIQLEKYERQLTDKLADKTALEKEFLAVQLGESIASEANRADISHEIDRTTTEINDLREEERTILNQLMTVEGLSVDRLTLNDSDEKAQKRRELRQEMQEIGELIVKYTWDSPQMLNYHGRVNNILTAIETENQRLVQRQYADADQQTQRLLVELFNIRTSLDYLSTNRPFVQAAMDELTARINLVPEYEARLAQLDREISATTDLRDRFQRQQESSTISQALIQDASLSSNRVVEPAKLSLSPTKPNRGKIVILGVILGLMIGGAVAFLVELLDSSFKKPDEVEEVMGLPVLGIAPRIDFLKKVAR is encoded by the coding sequence ATGAAAGTCAGGGATTCGCGCGATTCTCTTAATATAAGGGATATCCTGGCCGTATTCTGGAAGCGGAAATGGCTCATTGTCATTCCCCTTATTATGGTGGTGGCGGTCGCTTTCGGTGGCTCGTACCTGATAACACCGGAGTATGAGTCATGGACGATCATCCAGATCGATCCGCAACTGCCGCTGACGACGGAGATCCAGCGCCTGGTCGGCCAACAACCGGGCCTGCAGCGGCTTTCAGTGGCTGAAAAGCAGAGTCAGCTCAACAGCATTTTCAATTACCTGACGTCCAGCAGCTATACGGCGGCTCTCAACGAGCGCCTGCAACTGGACCGCGAACCCGACATCGACAAGCAAGCTCGCGCCTTTGTCCAGCGGCAGCCTAATATCACCCTTGAGCAGGCGCGGCTCAACGTCCTGCAGTCCAGGCTCAAGAAAGACATCCGCCTATCCTGGGCGGCCAATGATCAGGTCAAGATAACCGCGGGCTCCACCGATCCGGTCAAGGCGAGGAATATCGCCAACGCGCTCGGTGAGATCTTCATCGCCGGCAAGGTCAAGCAGGAGTTGGCGCAGATCCGCTCCTCTCAGGACTTTTCCGATATTCAACTGGAGAAGTATGAGCGGCAGCTAACCGACAAGCTTGCCGATAAGACCGCCCTGGAAAAAGAGTTCCTCGCCGTCCAGCTTGGCGAGTCCATCGCCTCCGAAGCCAACCGGGCCGATATCTCCCACGAGATTGACCGAACAACCACTGAAATCAATGACCTGCGTGAGGAAGAACGGACCATCCTGAATCAGCTTATGACGGTCGAAGGGCTGTCCGTCGACCGGTTGACGTTGAACGATTCGGATGAAAAGGCACAGAAGCGGCGGGAACTCAGGCAGGAAATGCAGGAGATCGGTGAGCTGATAGTCAAATACACCTGGGACAGTCCCCAGATGCTCAATTACCATGGCAGAGTGAACAACATACTCACTGCCATAGAGACGGAAAACCAGCGGCTGGTGCAGCGGCAGTATGCCGACGCCGACCAGCAGACACAACGGCTGCTCGTCGAGCTTTTCAACATCCGGACCAGCCTGGACTACCTGTCAACGAACAGGCCGTTTGTCCAGGCGGCCATGGATGAGTTGACGGCACGGATAAACCTCGTCCCCGAGTACGAAGCGCGCCTGGCCCAACTGGATCGAGAGATTAGCGCCACGACTGACCTGCGCGACCGGTTCCAGCGGCAACAGGAAAGCTCGACGATCTCCCAGGCGCTGATCCAGGACGCGTCGCTCTCCAGCAACCGAGTCGTCGAACCGGCCAAGCTGTCGTTGAGTCCGACCAAGCCCAACCGTGGCAAAATTGTCATCCTCGGAGTTATCCTCGGCCTGATGATAGGCGGCGCCGTGGCCTTCCTGGTGGAACTGCTGGACTCCTCGTTCAAGAAGCCCGATGAAGTTGAAGAAGTAATGGGGCTGCCGGTGCTGGGCATCGCGCCCAGAATTGACTTTCTCAAAAAAGTAGCCCGGTAA